The following proteins come from a genomic window of Salvia hispanica cultivar TCC Black 2014 chromosome 4, UniMelb_Shisp_WGS_1.0, whole genome shotgun sequence:
- the LOC125219200 gene encoding transmembrane protein 147-like, with translation MTIFHFFNCAILTFGPHAVYYSATPLSEYDTIGTSIKSAVVYLVTALVKLVCLATFLKVSESDSFDPYQELLKALIGFIDVAGLYFALTQLTHRNISQNHKFQAVGLGWAFADSVLHRLAPLWVGARGLEFTWDYILQGLEANANLVLSISLAALGSLIWLRKNKPKTLIPIIYACAGIVATMPSITSYLKLALGWHFPKVVGFELFTSLVMAFISWQLFAACQRPSN, from the exons ATGACCATATTTCACTTCTTCAACTGTGCGATTCTCACTTTTGGCCCTCACGCCGTTTACTACTCCGCCACTCCCCT ATCCGAGTATGACACGATTGGTACTTCAATTAAATCAGCTGTTGTTTATCTCGTGACTGCATTAGTGAAG CTTGTATGTCTTGCAACCTTTCTAAAGGTATCTGAAAGTGACAGTTTCGACCCGTATCAG GAATTGTTGAAAGCTTTGATTGGATTCATAGATGTTGCTGGGCTTTACTTTGCCTTGACACAATTAACTCATAGGAATATTTctcaaaatcacaaattcCAAGCTGTTGGACTTG GTTGGGCTTTTGCTGACTCCGTCCTTCATAGGCTGGCACCGCTTTGGGTTGGTGCCAGGGGATTAGAATTCACGTGGGATTACATCTTGCAGGGTCTGGAAGCAAATGCTAATCTG GTGTTGAGTATATCACTAGCGGCATTAGGCTCTCTGATTTGGCTCAGGAAAAACAAGCCTAAGACGTTGATTCCTATCATATATGCTTGTGCCGGAATAGTAGCGACAATGCCATCGATTACAAG TTATCTGAAACTTGCCTTGGGGTGGCACTTTCCGAAGGTGGTAGGTTTTGAGCTGTTCACTTCACTGGTGATGGCTTTCATTAGCTGGCAGTTGTTTGCTGCATGCCAGAGACCATCAAACTGA